From one Anaerolineae bacterium genomic stretch:
- a CDS encoding methylenetetrahydrofolate reductase C-terminal domain-containing protein: protein MIVAEQKPLAEIKAMVEGYQRVLAVGCGTCVTVCFAGGEKEVGILASALRMATRLDGHGVDIDEVTVQRQCEWEYIDPLRSRLDSYDAILSLGCGVGVQTLAERFPNIRVLPALNTKFMGLPVEQGVWEERCQACGDCILDRTGGICPIARCSKQLLNGPCGGSQNGKCEVSSDIPCAWHLIWERMTALGMLDRLLEIQPPKNWSTSRDGGPRRIIREDLRLPEGYRDH, encoded by the coding sequence ATGATCGTTGCGGAACAGAAGCCGTTGGCCGAGATTAAAGCGATGGTGGAGGGCTATCAGCGGGTGCTGGCCGTTGGGTGCGGTACGTGCGTCACCGTCTGCTTCGCTGGCGGAGAAAAAGAGGTAGGCATCCTGGCCTCGGCGCTGCGCATGGCTACCCGGCTAGACGGCCACGGCGTGGACATTGACGAGGTGACCGTTCAGCGGCAATGCGAGTGGGAATACATAGACCCGCTGCGAAGCCGGCTGGATAGCTATGATGCCATCCTCTCGCTGGGGTGCGGTGTTGGCGTGCAGACCCTGGCCGAGCGGTTCCCGAATATCCGGGTGCTGCCGGCGCTCAATACCAAGTTCATGGGGTTGCCTGTCGAGCAGGGGGTATGGGAGGAGCGCTGTCAGGCGTGCGGTGACTGTATCCTAGATCGCACCGGCGGGATCTGCCCCATCGCCCGCTGCTCCAAGCAACTGCTCAATGGGCCGTGCGGTGGCTCGCAAAACGGCAAGTGTGAGGTCAGCTCAGATATCCCTTGCGCCTGGCATCTGATCTGGGAGCGGATGACCGCGCTGGGGATGCTCGACCGGCTGCTAGAGATTCAGCCGCCCAAGAACTGGTCCACCAGCCGCGACGGCGGCCCGCGCCGTATCATCCGTGAGGATTTGCGTTTGCCAGAGGGGTATCGGG
- a CDS encoding hydrogenase iron-sulfur subunit, with protein sequence MTGGNGFSQARADWQPQILAFCCRHCAYAAADLAGGLRLEYPSAVKVFELPCTGRLDVLHVLRAFEDGADGVIVAGULPGECHYLEGNLYARQRIEYVHRLLDQIGLGDERARMVHLSSAMGARFAEVAREMVERVRELGPNPLGRGGKE encoded by the coding sequence ATGACAGGTGGCAACGGCTTTTCCCAGGCAAGGGCTGATTGGCAACCTCAGATCTTGGCCTTTTGCTGCCGTCATTGCGCTTACGCAGCGGCAGATTTGGCTGGCGGACTGCGGTTGGAGTACCCGTCGGCCGTCAAAGTGTTCGAGTTGCCATGTACGGGGCGGCTCGATGTGCTGCACGTATTGCGGGCCTTCGAGGATGGCGCAGACGGCGTGATAGTGGCCGGCTGACTGCCCGGGGAATGCCATTACCTGGAAGGTAATCTGTACGCTCGACAACGGATAGAGTACGTTCATCGTTTGCTCGATCAGATCGGGCTGGGTGACGAGCGCGCCCGCATGGTCCATCTGTCGTCGGCGATGGGCGCGCGCTTCGCCGAGGTCGCCCGTGAGATGGTCGAGCGGGTTCGGGAACTGGGGCCGAACCCGTTAGGTCGAGGAGGGAAGGAATGA